In Ailuropoda melanoleuca isolate Jingjing chromosome 4, ASM200744v2, whole genome shotgun sequence, the following proteins share a genomic window:
- the IL12RB1 gene encoding interleukin-12 receptor subunit beta-1 isoform X2, with protein MGQVWARLVPLLLLLLPGRGAEACSTGQCCFQDPPYPDADSGSASGPRDLNCYRIVSAGYECSWQYEGPTAGVSHFLRCCLRNGPCCYFAAGSATSLQFSDQDGVAVLQTVRLWVESRAKNRTHRSPEIELSLHSTVKYDPPQAGDITVSESAGKVLLKWETPARQEGAEVQFRYRTPGSLWKLGDCRHREDPGFEACLCPRQMDAAQEFQLRRRRLWQEAPGNPWSNWSSPVCVPPEHLPQPTLTLSAEALRPDGKRQVTLHGKLPRLELPEGCLGSNSGGEVTYRARLHMLSCTCKTKSTETFQLRKPLDLSGAAYDLAIISRNRFGRSPSQTWHIPAQTHTHTEPGALNISVGANGTTMHWPAQARAKAYCIEWQSQGQHGNLTNCTLTTPQDQDPTGMATHSWSRESGAMEQKVCYHITIFASPRPEKPTLWSTVLSTYHFGGNASGAGSPQHVLVKKLSRDSVSVDWTPSALSSCPGVLKEYVVRCQDEEGNVVSELPVKPTETQVTLGGLRAGIAYTVQVRADTATLRGAWSQPQLFSTEVQVSRLFDLSILLASLGSFASILLLGVLGYLGLNRAARHLCPPLPTPCASTVVEFPSSQGKQAWQWASPADFPEEVSPKEALVVNMSWEKGEGTDLDTPVHLKRTQLLRGAPELALDAELPLEDRRQVQGHPEARALGPGRQDGLEGNPAQVTGLLLPSGDLIQTPIFSGPLHMGLEA; from the exons GCTCGGCTTCAGGCCCCAGGGACCTGAACTGCTACCGGATAGTCAGCGCTGGTTATGAATGCTCCTGGCAGTATGAGGGCCCCACGGCTGGGGTCAGCCACTTCCTGAGGTGCTG CCTCCGGAATGGGCCCTGCTGCTACTTTGCCGCGGGCTCGGCCACCAGCCTGCAGTTCTCTGACCAGGACGGCGTAGCCGTGCTCCAGACTGTCAGGCTCTGGGTGGAATCTCGAGCCAAGAACCGGACGCACAGGTCGCCTGAGATCGAACTGAGCCTTCATAGCACAG TTAAATATGATCCTCCGCAAGCCGGAGACATCACCGTGTCGGAGTCCGCAGGGAAGGTGCTCTTGAAGTGGGAGACCCCAGCCCGCCAGGAGGGCGCCGAGGTCCAGTTCCGGTACCGGACACCTGGCAGCCTGTGGAAGTTG GGCGACTGCAGACATCGAGAGGACCCTGGCTTCG AGGCCTGCCTCTGCCCTCGGCAGATGGATGCAGCCCAGGAATTCCAGCTACGCCGGAGGCGACTCTGGCAGGAAGCCCCAGGAAACCCCTGGAGCAACTGGAGCAGCCCCGTGTGTGTTCCCCCTG AACATCTTCCACAGCCCACCTTGACGCTCTCAGCGGAGGCGCTCCGGCCAGATGGGAAGAGGCAGGTGACCCTGCACGGGAAG CTGCCCCGGCTTGAGCTTCCAGAAGGCTGCCTCGGGTCCAACTCTGGCGGGGAGGTGACCTACCGCGCCCGCCTGCACATGCTATCCTGCACATGTAAGACCAAGTCCACTGAGACCTTTCAGCTGAGGAAACCTCTCGACCTCTCTGGTGCAGCCTATGACCTGGCCATCATCTCCCGGAACCGCTTCGGCCGCAGCCCCAGCCAGACATGGCACATTCCTGCCCAAACCCACACCCACACAG AACCAGGGGCTCTGAATATCAGTGTCGGAGCCAACGGGACCACCATGCACTGGCCAGCCCAGGCCAGGGCCAAGGCATATTGCATCGAGTGGCAGTCCCAGGGCCAGCATGGGAACCTTACCAACTGCACCCTGACTACGCCCCAGGATCAGGACCCCACTGGAATGG CAACCCACAGCTGGAGCAGAGAATCTGGGGCAATGGAGCAGAAGGTGTGCTACCACATCACGATCTTTGCCTCTCCACGCCCGGAGAAGCCCACCTTGTGGTCCACGGTCTTGTCCACCTACCACTTTGGGGGCAATG CCTCGGGGGCCGGAAGCCCACAGCACGTGTTGGTGAAGAAGCTCAGCCGGGACTCCGTGTCTGTGGACTGGACGCCATCCGCGCTGAGCTCCTGCCCCGGGGTCCTGAAGGAGTACGTCGTGCGCTGCCAGGATGAGGAGGGCAACGTCGTGTCTG AGCTGCCCGTGAAGCCCACGGAGACCCAGGTCACGCTAGGTGGCCTTCGGGCTGGCATAGCCTACACCGTGCAGGTTCGAGCAGACACGGCAACGCTGCGGGGCGCCTGGAGCCAGCCCCAGCTGTTCAGCACAG aaGTCCAGGTTTCCCGGTTGTTCGATTTGTCCATACTCCTTGCGTCTCTGGGGAGCTTCGCCAGCATCCTCCTCCTGGGCGTCCTTGGGTACCTCGGCCTGAACAG ggCTGCACGGCACCTGTGTCcgcccctgcccacaccctgtgCCAGCACTGTGGTCGAGTTCCCTAGCAGCCAGGGGAAGCAG GCTTGGCAGTGGGCAAGCCCGGCAGACTTCCCGGAGGAGGTGTCCCCGAAAGAGGCCTTGGTGGTGAACATGTCCTGGGAAAAAGGTGAGGGAACTGACCTGGACACACCTGTGCATCTCAAGAGGACACAGCTACTTCGGGGCGCTCCTGAGCTGGCCTTGGACGCAGAGCTACCCTTGGAGGACAGGAGACAGGTGCAAGGCCACCCTGAGGCTCGGGCTCTGGGGCCCGGCAGGCAGGATGGTCTGGAGGGCAACCCTGCCCAGGTGACTGGACTCTTGCTGCCCTCGGGGGACCTAATACAGACCCCCATATTCAGTGGCCCTTTGCACATGGGCCTGGAGGCctaa
- the IL12RB1 gene encoding interleukin-12 receptor subunit beta-1 isoform X4, protein MGQVWARLVPLLLLLLPGRGAEACSTGQCCFQDPPYPDADSGSASGPRDLNCYRIVSAGYECSWQYEGPTAGVSHFLRCCLRNGPCCYFAAGSATSLQFSDQDGVAVLQTVRLWVESRAKNRTHRSPEIELSLHSTVKYDPPQAGDITVSESAGKVLLKWETPARQEGAEVQFRYRTPGSLWKLGDCRHREDPGFEACLCPRQMDAAQEFQLRRRRLWQEAPGNPWSNWSSPVCVPPEHLPQPTLTLSAEALRPDGKRQVTLHGKLPRLELPEGCLGSNSGGEVTYRARLHMLSCTCKTKSTETFQLRKPLDLSGAAYDLAIISRNRFGRSPSQTWHIPAQTHTHTEPGALNISVGANGTTMHWPAQARAKAYCIEWQSQGQHGNLTNCTLTTPQDQDPTGMATHSWSRESGAMEQKVCYHITIFASPRPEKPTLWSTVLSTYHFGGNASGAGSPQHVLVKKLSRDSVSVDWTPSALSSCPGVLKEYVVRCQDEEGNVVSELPVKPTETQVTLGGLRAGIAYTVQVRADTATLRGAWSQPQLFSTEVQVSRLFDLSILLASLGSFASILLLGVLGYLGLNRAARHLCPPLPTPCASTVVEFPSSQGKQAWQWASPADFPEEVSPKEALVVNMSWEKGEGTDLDTPVHLKRTQLLRGAPELALDAELPLEDRRQKCPDTIQSSFAK, encoded by the exons GCTCGGCTTCAGGCCCCAGGGACCTGAACTGCTACCGGATAGTCAGCGCTGGTTATGAATGCTCCTGGCAGTATGAGGGCCCCACGGCTGGGGTCAGCCACTTCCTGAGGTGCTG CCTCCGGAATGGGCCCTGCTGCTACTTTGCCGCGGGCTCGGCCACCAGCCTGCAGTTCTCTGACCAGGACGGCGTAGCCGTGCTCCAGACTGTCAGGCTCTGGGTGGAATCTCGAGCCAAGAACCGGACGCACAGGTCGCCTGAGATCGAACTGAGCCTTCATAGCACAG TTAAATATGATCCTCCGCAAGCCGGAGACATCACCGTGTCGGAGTCCGCAGGGAAGGTGCTCTTGAAGTGGGAGACCCCAGCCCGCCAGGAGGGCGCCGAGGTCCAGTTCCGGTACCGGACACCTGGCAGCCTGTGGAAGTTG GGCGACTGCAGACATCGAGAGGACCCTGGCTTCG AGGCCTGCCTCTGCCCTCGGCAGATGGATGCAGCCCAGGAATTCCAGCTACGCCGGAGGCGACTCTGGCAGGAAGCCCCAGGAAACCCCTGGAGCAACTGGAGCAGCCCCGTGTGTGTTCCCCCTG AACATCTTCCACAGCCCACCTTGACGCTCTCAGCGGAGGCGCTCCGGCCAGATGGGAAGAGGCAGGTGACCCTGCACGGGAAG CTGCCCCGGCTTGAGCTTCCAGAAGGCTGCCTCGGGTCCAACTCTGGCGGGGAGGTGACCTACCGCGCCCGCCTGCACATGCTATCCTGCACATGTAAGACCAAGTCCACTGAGACCTTTCAGCTGAGGAAACCTCTCGACCTCTCTGGTGCAGCCTATGACCTGGCCATCATCTCCCGGAACCGCTTCGGCCGCAGCCCCAGCCAGACATGGCACATTCCTGCCCAAACCCACACCCACACAG AACCAGGGGCTCTGAATATCAGTGTCGGAGCCAACGGGACCACCATGCACTGGCCAGCCCAGGCCAGGGCCAAGGCATATTGCATCGAGTGGCAGTCCCAGGGCCAGCATGGGAACCTTACCAACTGCACCCTGACTACGCCCCAGGATCAGGACCCCACTGGAATGG CAACCCACAGCTGGAGCAGAGAATCTGGGGCAATGGAGCAGAAGGTGTGCTACCACATCACGATCTTTGCCTCTCCACGCCCGGAGAAGCCCACCTTGTGGTCCACGGTCTTGTCCACCTACCACTTTGGGGGCAATG CCTCGGGGGCCGGAAGCCCACAGCACGTGTTGGTGAAGAAGCTCAGCCGGGACTCCGTGTCTGTGGACTGGACGCCATCCGCGCTGAGCTCCTGCCCCGGGGTCCTGAAGGAGTACGTCGTGCGCTGCCAGGATGAGGAGGGCAACGTCGTGTCTG AGCTGCCCGTGAAGCCCACGGAGACCCAGGTCACGCTAGGTGGCCTTCGGGCTGGCATAGCCTACACCGTGCAGGTTCGAGCAGACACGGCAACGCTGCGGGGCGCCTGGAGCCAGCCCCAGCTGTTCAGCACAG aaGTCCAGGTTTCCCGGTTGTTCGATTTGTCCATACTCCTTGCGTCTCTGGGGAGCTTCGCCAGCATCCTCCTCCTGGGCGTCCTTGGGTACCTCGGCCTGAACAG ggCTGCACGGCACCTGTGTCcgcccctgcccacaccctgtgCCAGCACTGTGGTCGAGTTCCCTAGCAGCCAGGGGAAGCAG GCTTGGCAGTGGGCAAGCCCGGCAGACTTCCCGGAGGAGGTGTCCCCGAAAGAGGCCTTGGTGGTGAACATGTCCTGGGAAAAAGGTGAGGGAACTGACCTGGACACACCTGTGCATCTCAAGAGGACACAGCTACTTCGGGGCGCTCCTGAGCTGGCCTTGGACGCAGAGCTACCCTTGGAGGACAGGAGACAG aaGTGTCCAGATACCATACAAAGCTCCTTTGCAAAGTGA